Proteins found in one Candidatus Abyssobacteria bacterium SURF_5 genomic segment:
- the murJ gene encoding murein biosynthesis integral membrane protein MurJ, translating to MSMTNPTRSASVEAAPQVARGSLARFTALIGSGTMLSRVLGLLRDIVIAYLYPKPVSDAFFVAFRLPNMLRELLAEGAMNAGFVPVFSDYLARKSRQETEQLVAVSIGVAVAVLMVVSALGVVFAPLLIRLITLEFGPADEQLLLAIRLTRILFPYILLIGVASLLMAVLNSLQRFFSSSYAPALLNLAMIGGAYGLRERFDEPVYAMAVGVIIGGVLQILLQLPFLIRSRIPLRARWDPRHEGVRRVFKLLVPTFFGQAVREVNIIADTMLAWYLGVGMVSALYFSYRLVHLPLAVFGLSTATALLPMMSRSASSGNLDEMKHTLSLGLRSVFFIMVPAMVGLIVLRTPIIRLLFEYGEFSSIATANTAYALLFYSLGLFSFAGAKVLTFAFYSVKETRLPVLVAAAAMVANIILALLLMMPLKQGGLALASSLSSTINMVLLWALLKKRIGRLDMRSIGTAAGKTVVLSTSMGVWIYVLYVISSRFADTAAIWGRLLVVLLPVSGGAIFYLAAASAMDMEEAQQIRSVWRRRLKRASGPSSR from the coding sequence ATGTCAATGACGAATCCGACCCGAAGCGCCTCCGTTGAAGCTGCGCCGCAGGTGGCGCGCGGCAGCCTGGCCCGGTTCACCGCTTTGATCGGGTCGGGGACGATGTTAAGCCGCGTGCTCGGGCTTCTCCGTGACATCGTGATCGCCTACCTGTATCCGAAACCCGTGAGCGACGCCTTCTTTGTCGCCTTCCGACTGCCGAACATGCTGCGCGAGCTGCTCGCCGAAGGCGCGATGAATGCGGGTTTTGTGCCGGTTTTCTCCGATTATCTGGCGAGAAAATCCCGGCAGGAGACCGAACAGCTCGTTGCCGTTTCGATCGGTGTGGCTGTCGCCGTCCTGATGGTGGTTTCGGCGTTAGGAGTGGTTTTTGCGCCGCTTCTGATTCGCTTGATAACGCTCGAGTTCGGACCGGCGGACGAGCAACTGCTGCTCGCGATTCGGTTGACGAGGATACTGTTTCCCTATATCCTCCTGATCGGAGTGGCCTCGCTGTTGATGGCTGTCCTCAACTCGCTGCAGAGGTTTTTCTCTTCGTCGTACGCTCCCGCGCTGCTGAACCTCGCAATGATAGGCGGGGCATACGGATTGCGCGAGAGATTTGACGAGCCGGTGTATGCGATGGCGGTGGGCGTAATCATTGGAGGGGTCCTCCAAATCCTGCTGCAGCTCCCGTTCCTGATCAGAAGCCGGATACCGCTGCGGGCGCGTTGGGACCCGCGTCATGAGGGGGTGCGGCGCGTCTTCAAGCTGCTGGTGCCGACGTTCTTTGGACAGGCGGTGCGCGAGGTGAACATCATCGCAGATACGATGCTTGCGTGGTACCTGGGAGTGGGCATGGTGTCGGCGCTGTATTTCTCGTACCGGCTTGTGCATCTGCCGCTGGCGGTTTTCGGGCTTTCCACGGCGACGGCATTGCTGCCGATGATGTCTCGCTCGGCGAGCAGCGGGAACCTGGATGAAATGAAACACACGCTCTCGCTCGGGCTCAGGTCGGTCTTCTTCATCATGGTTCCTGCGATGGTCGGACTGATCGTCCTGCGCACGCCGATCATCCGGCTCCTGTTCGAATACGGGGAATTCAGTTCAATTGCAACGGCAAACACGGCTTACGCGCTGTTGTTCTACTCGCTGGGATTGTTTTCATTCGCCGGCGCGAAAGTGCTCACATTCGCCTTCTATTCTGTGAAAGAGACCAGACTGCCGGTGCTGGTGGCCGCCGCGGCTATGGTAGCCAACATCATTTTGGCCCTTCTGCTGATGATGCCGCTCAAGCAGGGGGGGCTTGCGCTGGCTTCCTCTCTTTCATCCACAATCAATATGGTCCTGCTGTGGGCGCTGCTCAAGAAAAGGATCGGCAGGCTGGATATGCGCTCTATCGGCACCGCCGCCGGAAAGACGGTAGTTCTCTCAACCTCAATGGGCGTGTGGATTTACGTTCTCTATGTCATTTCGAGCCGGTTTGCGGATACGGCGGCGATATGGGGCAGATTACTGGTCGTTTTGCTGCCAGTATCAGGAGGGGCGATCTTCTATCTTGCGGCGGCCTCTGCGATGGACATGGAGGAAGCGCAGCAGATACGGTCGGTGTGGAGGCGCCGGCTCAAGCGAGCTTCGGGGCCTTCTTCTCGATAA
- a CDS encoding acyl-CoA synthetase, whose product MQEQIVIRNIEDIKNIEKVPLRERVTTNSTYELIQRGAQDNLDTVALYFLMSGETWESPMPITYREFLGRITQTANLLNDLGIRPRDVTTFILPNLPHTHFAIWGGEAAGIVNPINPMLEPAQIRDIMNSAKSKALITLGEYPGSDIWQKVEAIRKEVPTLEAIIRVMGPSDEANGIYGFDEVIEKYNADKLDSGRSFQADEVCSLYHTGGTTGTPKLAMRTHMNEMFSAVVCALGLDMARGTTMMFGLPLFHANAPLLTGLAPFSVGASVVMLSPTGYRDPGIIRNFFKIAQKYRVNSFMTVPTVLSMLLDIPNDGIDLSSLRYAMCGAAPLSVQVFREFEKRTGLKLLEGYGLTEGTVVSSNNPRDGERKIGSVGLRIPYQEMKTVVLDENGSYVRDCKTDEIGVVAVRGPNVFKGYVEEAHNKGAWLPGGWLNTGDMGRMDKDEYLWLTGRKKELIIRGGHNIDPAVIEEVLYKIDDVALAAAVGRPDKHAGEVPVAYVVPKPGAKLEAAEIENFCREHIVERAAMPKKIKVIDTMPLTGVGKIFKPALRYDAIKDVFQADLQAIKDLAQSVDVVVKEDKVHGTLAIVTVKPAAGASIEKLRNEINSLLGQYTVRYEVIITT is encoded by the coding sequence ATGCAAGAACAGATTGTCATTCGCAACATTGAAGATATCAAGAACATCGAGAAAGTTCCGCTCCGTGAGCGAGTAACGACAAACAGCACATACGAGCTGATTCAGAGGGGGGCGCAGGATAATCTCGACACGGTCGCTCTGTATTTCCTGATGTCCGGCGAGACGTGGGAATCCCCGATGCCGATTACCTACCGCGAGTTTCTCGGACGCATAACGCAGACCGCGAATCTGCTGAACGATCTGGGAATTCGGCCGCGAGACGTCACCACGTTCATTCTGCCGAACCTGCCGCACACTCATTTCGCCATATGGGGTGGCGAAGCCGCCGGCATTGTCAACCCGATCAATCCGATGCTCGAGCCGGCGCAGATACGGGATATCATGAACTCGGCGAAATCGAAGGCGCTCATTACGCTCGGCGAGTATCCCGGCTCCGACATCTGGCAGAAGGTCGAGGCGATCCGAAAGGAAGTGCCCACACTCGAGGCAATCATCAGGGTGATGGGACCGTCCGACGAAGCGAACGGCATCTATGGATTCGATGAGGTAATCGAAAAATACAACGCGGACAAGCTCGATTCGGGACGCTCATTCCAGGCTGATGAAGTATGTTCGCTGTATCATACAGGCGGGACGACCGGCACGCCGAAGCTGGCGATGCGCACGCACATGAACGAGATGTTCTCGGCGGTGGTGTGTGCGCTGGGGCTCGACATGGCGCGCGGCACAACGATGATGTTCGGACTGCCGCTGTTCCACGCAAACGCTCCGTTATTGACGGGCTTGGCGCCGTTCTCGGTGGGCGCGTCGGTCGTGATGCTGAGCCCGACCGGCTACCGCGATCCCGGCATTATCAGGAATTTCTTCAAGATCGCGCAAAAATATCGCGTCAATTCGTTCATGACCGTGCCGACCGTGCTCTCGATGCTGCTCGACATCCCGAACGACGGGATCGACCTCTCGTCGCTGCGCTACGCGATGTGCGGCGCCGCGCCGCTGTCGGTGCAGGTGTTCCGCGAATTCGAGAAGAGGACAGGCTTGAAACTGCTCGAAGGCTACGGACTCACGGAGGGGACAGTTGTCTCGTCGAATAACCCCCGTGACGGCGAGCGAAAAATCGGCTCGGTCGGCCTGCGCATTCCGTACCAGGAGATGAAGACGGTCGTCCTCGACGAGAACGGCAGCTATGTGCGCGATTGCAAGACCGACGAGATCGGCGTGGTCGCGGTGCGCGGCCCGAACGTGTTCAAGGGGTACGTCGAGGAGGCGCATAACAAGGGCGCCTGGCTGCCCGGCGGCTGGCTCAATACCGGCGATATGGGCCGCATGGACAAGGACGAGTACCTGTGGCTGACCGGGCGGAAGAAGGAGCTTATCATTCGCGGCGGCCACAACATCGATCCGGCGGTTATCGAAGAGGTACTCTACAAGATCGATGATGTCGCGCTTGCGGCAGCGGTCGGACGGCCGGACAAGCACGCAGGCGAGGTGCCGGTGGCGTATGTCGTGCCGAAGCCGGGCGCAAAACTTGAGGCGGCGGAAATCGAGAACTTTTGCCGCGAGCATATCGTCGAGCGGGCGGCGATGCCGAAGAAAATCAAGGTCATCGATACGATGCCGCTGACAGGCGTCGGCAAGATTTTCAAGCCGGCGCTGCGGTATGACGCGATTAAGGACGTGTTCCAGGCGGATTTGCAGGCGATAAAAGATTTGGCGCAGTCGGTGGATGTCGTTGTGAAAGAGGACAAGGTGCACGGCACGCTGGCCATTGTGACCGTCAAGCCTGCAGCCGGCGCATCGATAGAGAAGCTGCGCAACGAGATCAATTCGCTGCTCGGCCAGTACACCGTGCGGTATGAGGTGATAATTACAACATAG
- a CDS encoding restriction endonuclease subunit S, with protein MSISDDKQWQMIPFQDCLDKIKMKKPRKLLARDYKPSGKIPIIDQGQKYIAGWTNDDSVSIREQLPFILFGDHTRAFKYVNFPFALGADGTQLLKPSSDFNPRFFYYACLHLPLPSRGYNRHFSILKEQEIRRPPKPEQERIAAVLWKIQRAIETEEKLIETARELKQSVMHQLFTRGLRGESQKETEIGPLPESWELRPFETLREFLQYGTSAKCGYHGKGNPVLRIPNIAEGRVNTGDVKWCELNKREIVSYELELDDLIFIRTNGVRERVGGCAVYRGQPKKALFASYLIRARLKPEDITAAFFQYFSMTSGGSLQLAGRASPAADGKFNINTKTIDSVLVPVPALPEQNEIVSILEAIDLKFCIHNHKYAILQELFKTMLHHLMTGQIRLADLDIDVSEIQP; from the coding sequence ATGAGCATTTCGGACGATAAGCAGTGGCAGATGATTCCTTTTCAGGACTGCCTTGACAAGATCAAAATGAAAAAGCCTCGGAAATTGCTAGCAAGGGATTATAAACCGAGTGGCAAAATCCCAATTATCGATCAGGGCCAGAAATATATCGCTGGCTGGACAAATGATGATTCCGTCTCAATTCGAGAACAGTTACCGTTTATCCTTTTTGGCGACCATACACGTGCATTCAAATACGTAAATTTTCCGTTTGCACTTGGTGCAGATGGAACTCAGCTTCTCAAGCCGAGTAGCGATTTCAATCCGAGATTCTTCTACTATGCTTGTCTGCACCTACCATTGCCAAGTCGTGGGTATAACCGACACTTCAGCATCTTGAAAGAACAAGAAATTCGTCGCCCTCCCAAACCCGAACAGGAAAGGATTGCCGCGGTACTTTGGAAGATTCAGCGCGCAATAGAAACAGAAGAAAAGCTGATTGAGACAGCACGGGAGTTGAAACAATCGGTGATGCATCAGCTTTTCACACGCGGTCTTCGCGGGGAATCGCAGAAGGAAACCGAGATCGGCCCGCTGCCGGAAAGCTGGGAACTTCGGCCATTCGAGACACTTCGTGAATTTTTACAATATGGAACATCTGCTAAGTGCGGATATCATGGCAAGGGAAATCCTGTTCTGCGCATACCAAATATTGCAGAGGGCCGGGTGAATACTGGAGACGTGAAATGGTGCGAGCTGAATAAGCGAGAGATCGTCTCGTACGAACTTGAATTGGATGATCTGATATTCATCCGTACAAATGGAGTGCGGGAACGAGTCGGAGGATGTGCCGTCTATAGAGGACAACCAAAAAAAGCTCTATTTGCCTCATACCTTATACGGGCTCGTTTGAAACCGGAAGATATTACCGCCGCCTTCTTTCAGTATTTTTCAATGACCTCAGGCGGATCCTTACAGCTAGCTGGTCGCGCATCTCCAGCAGCTGATGGCAAATTTAACATAAACACAAAGACAATTGATTCGGTTCTCGTGCCTGTACCTGCACTGCCTGAGCAGAATGAAATTGTTTCCATTCTGGAGGCAATTGACCTCAAGTTCTGCATTCATAACCACAAGTATGCAATACTGCAGGAACTATTCAAAACGATGCTTCACCACTTGATGACTGGCCAAATCCGTCTCGCAGATCTCGATATTGATGTGAGCGAAATCCAACCATGA
- the queD gene encoding 6-carboxytetrahydropterin synthase QueD, which yields MYELTIKTTFSAAHSLRDYEGPCSKVHGHNWVVEVIVSGENLQPNGILIDFGEVKEAASEVLARLDHANLNEVPPFDRLNPSSENLARWIFEEVGKRVNSKELRVSRVNIREAETSCASYFL from the coding sequence ATGTACGAGCTTACCATCAAGACCACCTTCTCCGCCGCCCACAGTTTGCGCGATTACGAGGGCCCGTGCAGCAAGGTGCACGGGCATAACTGGGTGGTCGAGGTGATTGTTTCCGGAGAAAACCTCCAGCCGAACGGCATTCTCATCGATTTTGGCGAGGTGAAAGAGGCCGCTTCCGAGGTGCTTGCGCGCCTCGATCACGCGAATCTCAACGAGGTCCCGCCGTTCGACCGGCTCAACCCGAGTTCGGAAAACCTCGCCCGCTGGATTTTCGAAGAGGTCGGGAAGCGGGTGAACTCGAAAGAGCTGAGGGTTTCACGCGTGAATATTCGAGAAGCTGAAACATCCTGCGCCAGTTATTTCTTATAG
- the holA gene encoding DNA polymerase III subunit delta, whose product MPTYTELKKRLRKDTLANLYLLLGPEEYLARRLIAQIMELALEDGLKDFNFAELDAPSVDASSLLHELNAYPLGTSRRVVVIRQLGSLSDSSEQALQDAVKNLPDFLTLVLAADRMDRRKTLYKEIAKAGVVVDLGPLPPFEVKAWIREMLQERGKQVQPRLIDAIFELTGSDLSDVSNEVNNLLEYLGERTSVTQEDVEALIVSRRKEPIYMLTEAVAEKEFILAWMVLRQLIAEGESELRILWHLDMTVKRLLRARCLLDDGVNEDAIVKTLQVRPFLKARFLQQVRSFSLDDLRKMYHSILVWDNKFKSTSRWHPDIDLELLVMDLCTTRGN is encoded by the coding sequence ATGCCCACATATACGGAACTGAAAAAGAGGTTGCGCAAGGATACCCTTGCCAACCTGTATCTTTTGCTAGGCCCCGAAGAGTATTTGGCTCGCCGGTTGATCGCTCAGATAATGGAACTCGCGCTCGAGGACGGTCTGAAGGATTTCAACTTTGCCGAGCTCGATGCCCCGAGCGTTGACGCATCTTCTCTCCTGCACGAGCTCAATGCGTATCCTCTCGGGACTTCACGGCGGGTGGTCGTCATCCGGCAATTGGGCTCCTTATCGGACTCGTCGGAACAGGCGCTGCAAGATGCCGTAAAAAATCTCCCCGACTTTCTGACGCTTGTCCTGGCCGCCGACCGGATGGACCGCCGCAAGACACTGTACAAGGAGATCGCGAAAGCGGGCGTTGTCGTCGATCTGGGGCCGCTCCCGCCGTTCGAGGTCAAAGCATGGATTCGGGAAATGCTGCAGGAGCGCGGGAAACAGGTCCAGCCGAGATTGATTGACGCGATTTTCGAGTTGACCGGCTCCGATCTGTCCGACGTGTCAAACGAAGTGAATAATCTGCTGGAGTATCTGGGAGAGCGCACCTCTGTCACGCAGGAAGACGTCGAAGCGCTAATCGTGTCTCGAAGAAAAGAGCCCATCTACATGCTGACCGAAGCCGTGGCCGAAAAGGAATTTATTTTGGCGTGGATGGTACTGCGGCAGTTGATTGCCGAGGGTGAATCTGAACTGCGGATCCTGTGGCACCTGGATATGACGGTAAAAAGGCTTCTGCGCGCGAGATGCCTGCTGGACGACGGCGTGAACGAGGACGCCATAGTCAAGACCCTGCAGGTAAGGCCGTTTCTGAAGGCACGTTTCCTTCAGCAGGTACGTTCCTTTTCGCTGGACGATCTGCGAAAGATGTACCATTCAATATTGGTCTGGGACAATAAGTTCAAGTCAACCTCACGCTGGCATCCCGACATCGATCTGGAACTGCTGGTGATGGATCTCTGTACTACGCGAGGGAATTGA
- a CDS encoding radical SAM protein has product MSLKINEIFFSIQGEARYAGFPCAFVRLTGCNLRCAYCDTRYAYDEGREMSLDQIQRALGRYPARLVEITGGEPLLQAETPQLITRLADDGYTVLLETNGTVSIEAVDSRAVIIMDIKCPDSGMADRTLWENIDILKPADEVKFVIGSRADYTWALDVIDRYRLAERHAVILSPAAGILEPRELAEWMLASPETARGNIRLQLQLHKLIWPHVERGV; this is encoded by the coding sequence ATGTCCCTGAAAATCAACGAAATTTTCTTCAGCATACAAGGCGAGGCGCGCTACGCAGGTTTCCCCTGCGCCTTCGTCCGGCTTACCGGCTGCAACCTTCGCTGCGCCTACTGCGACACGCGGTATGCATATGACGAAGGCCGCGAGATGAGCCTCGACCAGATTCAGCGAGCCCTCGGGCGGTATCCTGCGCGTCTGGTAGAGATCACCGGCGGCGAACCGCTCCTTCAGGCGGAGACGCCCCAACTCATCACCAGGCTCGCCGATGACGGATACACGGTTCTGCTCGAAACCAACGGGACCGTCTCGATCGAAGCCGTGGATAGCCGGGCAGTGATCATCATGGACATCAAGTGCCCCGACAGCGGCATGGCCGACCGGACGCTCTGGGAAAATATCGATATCCTGAAGCCGGCCGACGAGGTGAAATTTGTAATTGGAAGCCGCGCCGATTATACTTGGGCGCTCGACGTGATCGACCGGTACAGGCTGGCCGAGCGTCATGCGGTGATTCTTTCGCCCGCAGCCGGTATCCTCGAGCCGCGCGAGTTGGCGGAATGGATGCTCGCGTCGCCTGAGACGGCCCGCGGCAATATTCGCCTCCAGCTTCAACTGCATAAGCTGATTTGGCCTCACGTCGAGCGGGGAGTCTGA
- the rpsT gene encoding 30S ribosomal protein S20, with the protein MKKSKSVLKRVRQSEQRRLQNRSNVSRYKTEIKKLEHLIEEKNAEAARATLPSVVATIDKAASKQALSKNSASRKKSSLTRRVNSLA; encoded by the coding sequence GTGAAGAAGAGCAAGTCGGTCCTGAAACGTGTTCGACAGAGCGAGCAGCGCCGTCTGCAGAACAGGTCGAATGTGTCCCGGTATAAAACCGAGATCAAAAAGCTCGAGCACCTCATCGAGGAAAAAAACGCAGAAGCGGCGCGCGCTACGCTTCCCTCCGTTGTGGCTACCATAGATAAAGCCGCCTCCAAACAAGCGCTCAGCAAAAACTCAGCCTCGCGAAAAAAATCCTCGCTGACGCGGCGGGTCAATTCCCTCGCGTAG
- a CDS encoding GTP cyclohydrolase I FolE2, which translates to MKDVQNEPANHHVEVDKVGVKNVKYPIVVRDKAKREQHTIADINMYVNLPHRFRGTHMSRFIEVLNKHRGRMSMQNMDDLLHEVEKALDADSAYLEMSFPYFVEKAAPISGARSLTEYQCKFIAFHKESLDFVLEVNVPVTNLCPCSKEISEHSAHNQRSLVTVQLKFKEFVWIEDVVALVEDSASCELYSLLKREDEKYVTEKAYSRPMFAEDVVREIAQKLDSDPNITWFTVASENYESIHNHNAYAFIEKKAPKLA; encoded by the coding sequence TTGAAAGATGTACAGAATGAACCCGCCAACCACCACGTTGAAGTGGATAAGGTCGGCGTGAAGAACGTCAAGTATCCGATTGTCGTGCGGGACAAGGCGAAGCGCGAGCAGCATACCATCGCCGACATCAACATGTACGTCAACCTGCCGCACCGATTCCGCGGAACCCACATGAGCCGGTTCATCGAGGTCCTCAACAAGCACCGCGGCCGCATGTCGATGCAAAACATGGACGACCTGTTGCACGAGGTTGAAAAGGCGCTCGATGCCGATAGCGCCTACCTCGAAATGAGTTTCCCCTACTTCGTCGAGAAGGCCGCCCCCATTTCCGGCGCCAGGAGTCTGACGGAATACCAGTGCAAATTCATCGCCTTCCACAAGGAATCGCTCGATTTCGTTCTCGAAGTGAACGTGCCGGTTACCAACTTGTGCCCATGCTCGAAAGAGATAAGCGAGCACAGCGCGCACAACCAGCGCAGCCTGGTGACGGTGCAATTGAAGTTCAAGGAATTTGTCTGGATCGAGGACGTAGTAGCGCTGGTGGAAGATTCCGCGAGTTGCGAGCTCTATTCGCTGCTCAAGCGGGAGGACGAAAAGTATGTGACCGAGAAGGCGTATTCACGCCCCATGTTCGCCGAGGACGTCGTGCGTGAAATTGCCCAGAAACTGGATTCCGACCCAAATATAACCTGGTTCACCGTCGCGTCGGAGAACTACGAGAGCATTCACAACCACAACGCCTACGCCTTTATCGAGAAGAAGGCCCCGAAGCTCGCTTGA
- the queC gene encoding 7-cyano-7-deazaguanine synthase QueC: MSRDLAIALVSGGMDSCVAAAVAAVEYELALLHVNYGQRTQRRELQSFEAIAQFFQVRRKLIADIGYLSKIGGSSLTDKTMPVEQADLDRQTIPSSYVPFRNTHFLAIGVSWAEVIGATKIFIGAVEPDSSGYPDCREAFYTVFNGLIRAGTRPETNVEVVAPLIKLKKAEIVRLGMKLGAPLHLTWSCYQNEDVPCGECDSCALRAKGFEQAGVADPILAPGRK, encoded by the coding sequence ATGTCCCGAGACTTGGCGATTGCGCTTGTGAGCGGCGGAATGGACAGTTGCGTCGCAGCGGCCGTAGCCGCCGTAGAATATGAACTCGCGCTTCTGCACGTTAATTACGGCCAGCGGACACAGCGGCGCGAGCTCCAGTCTTTCGAGGCCATTGCGCAGTTCTTCCAGGTTCGCCGGAAACTGATCGCCGACATCGGATATCTTAGCAAGATCGGTGGTTCGAGCCTCACCGACAAGACGATGCCGGTCGAACAGGCCGACTTGGATCGCCAAACGATCCCTTCGAGCTATGTCCCGTTTCGGAATACTCATTTTCTCGCGATCGGTGTCTCCTGGGCGGAGGTTATCGGCGCAACCAAAATTTTTATTGGAGCGGTCGAGCCGGACAGTTCCGGGTATCCCGATTGCCGCGAGGCGTTCTATACCGTGTTTAATGGATTGATTCGGGCCGGGACAAGACCGGAAACGAATGTGGAAGTGGTCGCTCCGCTGATCAAGCTGAAGAAGGCCGAGATCGTCAGGCTCGGCATGAAGCTCGGCGCTCCCTTGCATCTGACGTGGTCGTGCTATCAAAACGAGGACGTCCCGTGCGGCGAGTGCGACAGTTGCGCGCTCAGGGCCAAAGGATTTGAGCAGGCCGGAGTTGCCGACCCGATCCTGGCGCCCGGGCGTAAATAG
- a CDS encoding helix-turn-helix domain-containing protein, whose translation MEKAKAFSEMIRELRQRLNLSQEQLASLLNVSFATVNRWESGNVKPQRAQMEAIQKLMDENDLFGDEQKEESAVKALPRRRRGVAKSKVLGNKSMEQMLWDAACSIRGEKDAPKFKDYILPLLFIKRLSDVFDDEIQRLVERFGDEKTAHEILEADHSLVRFYLPPEARWPVVSRRVPFEWPKDKEPKSLGEQLTTTIRAIVKHNPSLAGVIDIVDYNETRNGEREISDAALSGVIQTFSDPRYRLGLHDVEPDFLGRCYEYLLRKFAEGQGQSAGEFFTPTEVGFLIAEIMRPRPGEECYDYACGSYGLLIKLQLVSRRLDPLSKVPLRLYGQEFTGSSYAIACMNKIIHDMEGEVVRGDSMRNPKFKDSDTRLKKFDVVVANPMWNQPFRPDVYEDDPFERFEEQGGVTTSKGDWAWLQHTLATMKETGRAAIVLDTGAVTRGSGSKHEDKERNIRRWFVERDLIDGVILLPDNLFYNTTAAGIIIVLRKNKPKERKGKITLINASQEFLKGSPKNYLPDEAVKKIADAFLKAKPQDGFVRAITNEEAEKNDYNLSPSRYLSTIDNERMRDIRAIIEDLNRLNADARDIDIEIKKIFDEIVQL comes from the coding sequence ATGGAAAAGGCAAAAGCTTTCAGTGAAATGATTCGCGAGCTCCGGCAAAGGTTGAATCTAAGTCAGGAGCAGCTTGCTTCGCTTCTAAATGTTTCATTTGCAACGGTTAACAGATGGGAGTCAGGGAACGTAAAGCCGCAAAGGGCGCAAATGGAGGCCATTCAGAAGCTGATGGATGAGAATGACTTGTTCGGGGATGAACAGAAAGAGGAATCAGCGGTGAAAGCTTTGCCTCGTCGCAGGCGCGGCGTCGCCAAGAGCAAGGTCCTCGGCAACAAGAGCATGGAACAGATGCTGTGGGATGCGGCTTGCTCAATACGTGGGGAAAAGGACGCTCCGAAATTCAAAGACTATATTCTCCCCTTGCTCTTCATCAAGCGGCTGTCCGACGTTTTCGATGATGAAATCCAGCGGCTTGTTGAGAGGTTCGGCGATGAGAAGACGGCCCATGAGATTCTGGAAGCCGACCATTCTCTTGTTCGTTTTTATCTGCCCCCCGAAGCCCGCTGGCCGGTCGTGAGCAGACGCGTTCCCTTCGAATGGCCGAAAGACAAGGAACCGAAATCGCTTGGCGAGCAGCTTACCACGACCATCCGCGCCATTGTGAAACATAATCCGTCTCTCGCCGGGGTAATAGATATTGTGGACTACAACGAGACCCGGAACGGCGAACGTGAAATCAGCGATGCCGCCTTGAGCGGAGTAATTCAGACCTTTTCCGATCCTCGTTACCGGCTCGGCTTGCACGATGTTGAGCCGGATTTCCTCGGGCGCTGCTATGAGTATCTTTTGCGGAAATTCGCCGAAGGACAGGGGCAGAGCGCGGGAGAGTTCTTCACTCCTACCGAGGTCGGTTTTCTCATCGCCGAAATCATGCGCCCGCGTCCCGGCGAAGAGTGCTACGATTACGCGTGCGGCTCGTATGGATTGCTTATCAAGTTACAGCTTGTCTCTCGCCGCCTCGATCCGCTCTCAAAGGTCCCGCTCCGTCTCTACGGGCAGGAGTTTACCGGCTCAAGCTACGCTATCGCATGCATGAACAAGATCATTCATGACATGGAGGGTGAAGTTGTGCGCGGCGACTCCATGCGGAATCCGAAATTCAAGGACAGCGACACCCGGCTGAAAAAATTCGATGTCGTGGTGGCGAATCCCATGTGGAACCAGCCGTTCAGGCCGGATGTTTATGAAGATGACCCCTTTGAGCGTTTTGAAGAGCAGGGCGGCGTCACCACGAGCAAGGGCGATTGGGCATGGCTGCAGCATACTCTGGCGACAATGAAGGAAACCGGGAGAGCCGCCATAGTTCTCGATACCGGCGCGGTGACGCGCGGCAGCGGCAGCAAGCATGAGGACAAGGAGCGAAATATCCGCAGGTGGTTTGTGGAACGGGACCTTATTGATGGAGTAATCCTGCTGCCGGATAATCTCTTCTATAACACGACCGCTGCCGGCATTATCATTGTCCTGCGGAAGAACAAGCCGAAAGAACGCAAGGGCAAAATTACCCTGATAAATGCCAGCCAGGAATTTCTGAAAGGTTCACCGAAGAATTATCTGCCCGACGAAGCAGTTAAGAAGATTGCTGACGCCTTCCTGAAAGCAAAGCCTCAAGATGGCTTCGTAAGGGCAATCACAAACGAAGAGGCCGAAAAGAACGACTACAACCTGTCGCCTTCGCGTTACCTGTCCACCATAGACAACGAGCGAATGAGAGATATTCGCGCGATTATTGAAGACCTAAACAGGTTAAATGCTGATGCACGAGACATTGATATTGAAATCAAAAAGATCTTTGATGAGATTGTACAATTATGA